The Candidatus Nitrosocosmicus arcticus genome includes the window AATTCTGTTGCACATTTTAATGCAATATTATCAAACCCTATGGTATCAAAAGCATTTATCATGAATACTTTCTCTCCAAAATTTTCTATAGTTATAGTATGCCCTACGTTAAATAATATATCTGCACCCAGCATCTCTGCAGCCTGTGTGTTAAGATCACAAGAACCCCAGCTTTTATCTCCTATTATATATGAAATAATGTTAAATTCATTTTCAATTTTTTCAGAAACTTTTTGAATTTTTGGTAATAGGGGTTCAGGACCATTCAAAGCTACGGAACGAGGCTTTCTCTCTCTAATAATATCAAAAATTCTGTCTTCATCTATCTGGATCAAATTAAACGCCTTTCTGAATCGTATTGGATTATACATTAATATTTTTATGTATTTTTAGATATCGTATCTCTACAACCAAAAACACGCACGTCTGTTCCTTTCCCCGGTCGATATTCAATATTTGATCTGTGATTTCTAGAATCATGTGTCGTTACTCAATAGTTTCAATCTAATTATTACAATTGCAGTTTTTGGTCACGGATAAATGACCTGTTCCTTATCGTCATCTGATTAAACTAGAAATCATTTTTTTCCTTAAGTTCTTTTATTTTAGTTGCATGCTTTCGTAGATTAAGCATGCCAAATAAGACTATGATAATTGATAATATGATGACAAGTAGTGAAAAAGCATTGCTATCTAGGTAGCTGAACACTCCCATCGTGGCTATTTCGGCTCGCCCCTGGCTTTCTGAGATATTCATATTAGACAAAGAAGGAGGTGATGTGACCGACAGAAATGAGGCTATTGTTATAATTGTTATCCCCAACAATGATTCTATTTTAACCGATTTCTTTATTTTTTTGATTATTATTTTATCCCTAGATCTCTCTAAATATTCCCGATTCTTGTTGACTTGTATATCAACCCTGTTTATCCTTGTATGTGATAATTCGTCTATCCTATCTTGATTGTATTTGCCTAGTATTATCATTGGAAGAGTCAAGCTTATTTTAATAATTAGGATATTCCCATAGACTGTAAAAAATAATGACCAAATATTTTGTAAATGAATTCTTCCCAAATATAATCCAGTTATTCCAATTACTGTTAGTGCTATAATAGCTACAAAAGAAAAATTCATCAAAAAACTTGAAAATACTGATTGACTTTCGTTACTCTTTTCTGAATCTAAATTTCCGTTATTTTTTCCCTTGGATTCAAGCAGGTTATGTTTAGAATTTTCTAAAATTATTGTTGAAATGTAAAATAATCCTCCAATCCATATTGATATTGCCACCAGGTGTACCCAATCGGTAAAAACCGCTATCCCTGAAAACGAAGATAGGGCATTACTGTGGCCAATCATACTATCAGAAAAAAGACTCAATAAGATACATGAGAGAAAAATACCTGGAAATGCAAAACTGATGAGGGTTTTTCTATTAATAAATATCGATTTATTGTTCCCAAGTTCCTGAAATTCACTATGATTGATTCTCAAAATTAAAACATGGTAAATAATTACAGAACCAATAATCAACAATGAAGTACAAATTCTTAATATCCATACAAAACCGACAGAGGTAGAAAGTGTTATCTCAAATGTTGAATATGTATCTAATCCCAATTCTTGTTCCAAACTGGATACTTGGAGAAATAACAATAATGTAGAGACAGCTATTATTGCTATCGCGCATAATGCGATTAGCTTTAAAAATCGGGTTGAGCTTCGGTAATAACTATTCTTATCTCTTCTTCCATTTTCTCTTTCTGATTTATTCCTCAGATAGTTTAGAGATTTATAAAAAATTTCATTGAAGGTTAATCCTGCAACGGCCACCTGAGATACGATCAATACCGCCTTAACTATTGCATCATTTGTGGACGTTACCGCCTCTGAGGAGGAGATGGTGGTAGAGGAACCTTCCTGAGAAATGGCGATTGGAATATTAGTTAAGAGGCCAAATGATATACCAAATGAGATAATCAGAAAAAGTGTTATTCGAAAGTCCAATATGTATTACAATATGTATTACAATATTTATAAAAATATATAAAAAATTAGGTGGAGGTCCTATTTAGCTGTTGGCTTAGCTCATATTGTGAAATATATGGTTCGGGGAATCCTATTCTATCTTCAGGACATCCAAAACCTCCTTGCAATGCCTTTCTTACCACATTTTCAGAAATGTCGACTGTAGAGTTATCGGAAAGTGCAGTTTCTCCACCTGGCTGACATGAAAATGTTACATTAAAGTTTGTTCCATTGATGTTTCCATAAATTCTATAATCGAATGTAGTTGGTACTGTTGGATAAAATGTCTCTGATTCATACTTTCCTACTTCACCAAATGCAGGGTCCAAATTGGATGTCATGTTCTTGTCGCCTGCTAATATTTCCACCTTTAACATGTTTTCTAATCCAGTGATTGGCTGAGTGCCGTTTGCTCTGCTGTTAGTTGGATCTGAAGCATCTGGCCAGTATGCATCGAGTGTTGCTGCGGTTTTGTCATCAACATATAATGGTTCATTTGCAGAACCAATAACAAACAAGTAATCCTTCCCATTTATATCAAAAAGTGCTCTTTGGTGAGCAGATGACATTTGCAATACCGGAGCTGCTAACATGGAGACTACGATTACAGCTCCCAACAGAAGCAGGTGATTTTTATTCATTAAGAGTTTATGTTTAAAGTTTATTATAACAATTGTTGTACAATCTTCGAACGTATGGACTGGCTCTGCAAACTTTGATGTAAAATTATGAAGTCATGATCTTATGTCCGAAGAAAACTAACATTTCACCTATCAATTTTGAAATCGTATACATAACGACTTCGACATTTGTACAATAATCATATTATACTTTATTGTAAATAATAGTGTATGAATTTTTCAGCAATTTTGTTTATTGCTGTGGTTTCAATCGTGGGAACTGGCATATTGATTTTGACATCTGTATCATTATTACCTGTATTCGGTCACGCAAGCCCTGTCACTTATTTGCCTCAACCCAATGAAATAATTGATTCTTTAAAATCCGTACCTGACCAAGTAACTATCGAATTTACGGAAAATCCTGAGTCAAGAGCAAGCAGCATCAAAGTTATGAATTCTAATAATGAAAGAATTGATAACAACGATCTAAAAGCACATGATTCCGATAAGTCCCTTTCTGTGACTTTAGACTCCTCTAACATCATCCCAGGCGTTTATACTGTCAATTGGCTTGTATTATCAAAAGACGACGGCCATATTACAAAAGGCTCTTATGTTTTTTCGGTTGAAGACAACAGTAGTAAAACTCAACAACCATCAG containing:
- a CDS encoding copper resistance D family protein, whose translation is MDFRITLFLIISFGISFGLLTNIPIAISQEGSSTTISSSEAVTSTNDAIVKAVLIVSQVAVAGLTFNEIFYKSLNYLRNKSERENGRRDKNSYYRSSTRFLKLIALCAIAIIAVSTLLLFLQVSSLEQELGLDTYSTFEITLSTSVGFVWILRICTSLLIIGSVIIYHVLILRINHSEFQELGNNKSIFINRKTLISFAFPGIFLSCILLSLFSDSMIGHSNALSSFSGIAVFTDWVHLVAISIWIGGLFYISTIILENSKHNLLESKGKNNGNLDSEKSNESQSVFSSFLMNFSFVAIIALTVIGITGLYLGRIHLQNIWSLFFTVYGNILIIKISLTLPMIILGKYNQDRIDELSHTRINRVDIQVNKNREYLERSRDKIIIKKIKKSVKIESLLGITIITIASFLSVTSPPSLSNMNISESQGRAEIATMGVFSYLDSNAFSLLVIILSIIIVLFGMLNLRKHATKIKELKEKNDF
- a CDS encoding copper resistance CopC family protein, which encodes MNFSAILFIAVVSIVGTGILILTSVSLLPVFGHASPVTYLPQPNEIIDSLKSVPDQVTIEFTENPESRASSIKVMNSNNERIDNNDLKAHDSDKSLSVTLDSSNIIPGVYTVNWLVLSKDDGHITKGSYVFSVEDNSSKTQQPSEQNISNVSPGYSTNITTADNVVLDFDITTFKVGPNTFDLHIYHVNGTAIENIRNVFLEFNNPDKNLGPLVDTMKKVGEDNYSSTGNYLSQEGKWEIKITVQRIGEYDINQRIDVDVK